GATAGAcgattttttgaaaaaaaaaatcttttttttacaaagattcaaaagattctaaaaaaaattaaaataaaaaactaataataatttttcccttaaaaggaaaaatgagaaCATAATAAGTAGTGATGGTAGGGTACAATGGAAGGCATTCAGCACAAAAGGATGACTGTCAAAACCCTCTTCTTCTCTGCGTTTTCTGTCCACCGGTTCCCCAAAGCCACAGCCCGGAAGGAAGAAACCTCTTATGAAAACGGTGGTGGACCCCCACCGGCGCCGGCCCCACCGCCACATTTCACGCGTCCAACCTGTCCCCTCACTAACCCACCAACCCAATTCACTAACTATgccttttctcttctcttctcttctcttcacCTCTCTCAAAAAGTTTCTCTCTCTGATTTCTATATGAATCccctcttttctcttctctccacTTGACCCATCCTTCTCTCTCAGtcaaattcttcttcaatcccACTGTTTTGTACtcgtcttttctttttcttcgcTTTTACCTCCATTTCTCTTCTGGGGTTTGCTTCgatttctctgttttcttctccaatggcttctctccctctcccccttctctttctccttctgGGTTTCTCTTTCTCGCCTGTAATTTCTACTAATTCTGAAGGTAACTGTAAATTCAATTGAATGCCCAGGAACTGTTTGATGTTTTGCCTctgataattttattttcttttttatttctaaaagttggtttttgagtttcttgttcatgtttttgggcttttcgCCTGTAATTTCTACTAATTCTCTGAATGCAATTGAATGCCCATGAACTGTTTGATGTTTTGCCTCTGATAACTTTTcgtaaaattttgttttctttttgatttCTGAAGGTTGGTTTTTAGTTACTTGTTCATGTTTTTGGGTTGTTCTTCTGGTTTTAGGAAATGCTTTGCATGCTCTGAGGAGAAGGCTGTCTGATCCCACCAATGTGCTGCAGAGTTGGGACCCTACTCTGGTTAATCCTTGCACTTGGTTTCATGTTACCTGTGATTCTGATAGCCATGTGATCCGCTTGTGAGATTCTACccttgtgttttttttctcactgtttttatttgggtttgttcgacgaacacgactctccacaatggtatgacattgtccactttgagcataagctctcatggctttgctttgggcttcccaaaaggcctccgaccaatggagagtgtattatttgattataaacccatgatcattccctaaattagccgatgaggactttcatcatccaaccgGGTTCTTTATTCATGTTCTTTTCTCTCTGTGTTTTCAGGGATTTGggaaattcaaacatttctgGGACTTTGGGGCCTGAACTTGGCGAGCTCCGGCATCTTCAATATCTGTACTGCTCACCCTCTTCATCATTTTGAGAATTAtttagatctttttttttatgtatttgtGTTCTGCAGTGTGGATTatgaacattttttaatttcttgaacATGATGGATTGCATAGTTACAGCTGTAGGTTATGGGGTTGTTTTTCTGAGAATTTTTCGTACAAAaaagtatgtttttttttacagttTTTGTACTTAGGGATTCACTTTAATTAATGTCTAAAAAGATATGAAATCCTATATGGCTGAAAGATCAGAAAACCCTCTTTTTTAACCACAAAGAATTTGTTCTTCCATTTGTTTCCTGGTCCACGAAGGAAATTAGGTTAACTAGCTTCAGAGTTTAGCTTCTTTATGGCAAGGTGATGGCTTTGCTATATTCAGTAAGCATTACTGACCTTTCTCGTGTTTTTCGATGCCCTGTAGGGAGCTCTACAGGAATGGGATAACGGGCGAAATCCCTACAGAGCTCggtaatttaaaaaaccttgTAAGCATGGATTTGTATGAGAacaaatttgaaggaaaaatcCCGAAATCTTTTGCCAAACTCGAGTCGCTCAGATTTCTGTAAGCAACTTTCTATTGTCACTGATTAGTTTTGCTCCAATTGTATCTCATTTGGTTCGATTTGTATAAACAGACGGATGAACAACAACAAGTTGACAGGATCGATCCCGAGGGAACTCGCATCACTCtctaaactcaaaattttgtatGTTTGGTTTAGAAACAACTGCTTTGTTCTCTAGTCTCGCCCTCTCGCTCGCCCGTTATTCGTTACTAACGCTATCTTTAACTTTTTCTGCAGTGATGTCTCAAACAATGAGCTCTGTGGAACAATTCCAGTTGATGGCCCCTTTTCTAC
This sequence is a window from Cucurbita pepo subsp. pepo cultivar mu-cu-16 chromosome LG04, ASM280686v2, whole genome shotgun sequence. Protein-coding genes within it:
- the LOC111792187 gene encoding leucine-rich repeat protein 2-like; translation: MASLPLPLLFLLLGFSFSPVISTNSEGNALHALRRRLSDPTNVLQSWDPTLVNPCTWFHVTCDSDSHVIRLDLGNSNISGTLGPELGELRHLQYLELYRNGITGEIPTELGNLKNLVSMDLYENKFEGKIPKSFAKLESLRFLRMNNNKLTGSIPRELASLSKLKIFDVSNNELCGTIPVDGPFSTFSMESYENNRLSGPELQGLVPYDFGC